CCAGCGCCAACGAACTGCGTGCTGCTCCTTGGGAGGGGGCGAGGAATGTAAACAacgagacgacgatgaaAATCCTTGGGTCCGATAGGCAACGATTGGCAAGCACATGTCCCACGTCGCCCACGTTCCGGGGAGGAAGGATCCAAGTCTTGCCCTGTACCATGATGGTCTGCGGACACGATGCCAACTAAGCAACATAGCAACCAAACAACGCGACATCGACCTCATTTTGGCGCCTACAATGAATGACCTTGAGGTTCTGGCCGGCCCTCCGACTGGCCATAGGTTCGAATGAGTTGTTTTCCCAAGCAGCAGGGCACGCTGTTCCTGCATGCTGCTAGCAGGGATAAGAAAGGCGATCCGCAGGGGCTCCCAGGCACGAACCAGTGGGCGTTGCAGGCCAAGGGGGGCTAAAAAGGTCTAGGGCAAGGTCCCGTCAGCGAAGACGCCGAAGCACAAGCCCGCGCGTGCAGTGCAGTACCGGTCCACCGTCGTGCTTGCAGTTACGGTGCGCATTGCCAACCAGCTAAgcatcgccggcgatggaATACCTCCGTCATACCCAATTTTGGACACGATTCCATAGCGCTTCTCGCCCAGACTCCCAAGCTGCTTCTGGTTCGTTCAGCCCGAGACCTGGTCCCGGGACGATTAGCATGGCACATAGGCACCAAGCAGGGGCAGGCTCCCTCAAGCGAGGCCTCATAATAGTGACACCATTTCTCTTGCAATTCTTAGTGTATCCCAATCCTCAGGGACCCAGAGAGAGTCAGGGACAACTACAAGGATCTGCGTCTCTCATCTCCCAACACTCAAGTTTGGCAGTTGGATCAGCACGGTAGCATGGCAATCCATGGTCAGTCCAGCCCTTCTCTCCCATTGCTGGCATCGGTACGGTTGACATACACTACGGATACCATGTCGCACAAGGAAGAAGCAATAGGCAAGGCCGAGCAAAGCGTAGCTACCTTAGTGAGGGCCCTGGTGTACGAACACACTGCAGACGGGGGAGGTCTGGGCCCCATGTCCTCGCTGGCACACCCACCCACGGGCCACTGGCCGCCCACACGCACCCCTCTCTGGCCGCGCAGGCGACCAACGGGGTTAATGGGACGTGACCTTACAGGCACAAACAGGTTACCATCGCTGGCATGATGTCCGGTAGCCCACGTCCAGTAAAGAGTCTGTTGGGGGCCATCGTGGTTGTTCGGCCGATTTAACAAAAAGGAGAAATacctcgcccgcccccttcccacACAGTTAATACCCTCGCTTCTGTCTCCTCACCGTTGCCTCTCCTCACCACTGCGTCCAGTGCCCACGTTCATTCTCTTGCAActgctcttcgtcttcgtgCTTTTTCTTGCACACCACACTCATTCAATCCATCTTTACAGATACCGACAAGACAGTCTCGTCAGTCCCTTGACATTGCATTCTTTACAGCCCATGCTAGCACTGCACGCACACGGTTCAATCGCAACACCTTGGTCACACGTCGACTGGTACTCAACATCAATCACTCCTGATATCAACCACAACACGTCGTGTTCAAATCAAACCAGTCAAAATGCGTTTCACCAGCGTCTTCGCTCTCCTGGCCGCCtcggtcgccgtcgctcaGTCTACGGATGAGACCACGACGACTCTGACCTCGACCACGACCAAGACAGTGACCATCACCAAGTGCAACCCGACCAACACCGCTTGCCCCTTGTAcacgccgacctcgaccatcGTCCCGACCATCAACTCGACGACTtccacctcgacgacgtcgtcgtcctcttcgtcatcctcctcgtcctcttcgtcgtaCTACTACCCGGCTTCCAACTCGACTGGCTTTGCCGGTCCGACCGCCTCCGCTCCTTGGACCAAGTCTACCGCCCTACCCATCAAGACATCGGCCGACTCATCCGTTGCTCCCACCGCAGGCTCCGCTGTGCCCTCGGCACCTTCCAGCGCCGGCTCTGGCATTCTTGTTCAGAACGGCCTcctggccgccctcgtcggtctcgtcgccctcgccctcaacTAAGTCGGCATGGTGCTCGTCATTTAACTGACTGGTCACTCTTACTTATTTCGATTCTCGACCGGTGGCTTGTTTATTCTCTGGGGACAGGCTGATTGGAGAGATTTTATTTGTTTTTGCCTTCTTTCTCATTCTTCTGGTTTACTATTCTCGGTGCGCGTGTGAAGCGGCTTAGAGCCTTGGTCACCGGATGGCCTTCATTTCTGGCCATAGACTTACTGTTTGGGCTTTAGGATGGTTTGGAGGAGTTTATACCTACATGGAGATGTCCGCATACATACCCGACAGATGATGCACGTACTCTGTTTTTTGAATGATACGACCCCGAAATGATCTCACTTTTCATGCTCCTCGATGGCACTGGCACTGGCATGCGGTCAGTTTCATGAATGACGAGCTCTTCGTAATTGATGCTGGTGACTGATTGTTTCGGAGCAAGATCTTTGTGCAAAGATTCAGCCGACACACAGGTGTTCCATCCACAAATGTTTCACCACAATACCGGAATTCTGTACATAGTTGAGGGTGCCCGGTTCATTTTAAAATGAATTCCTCCCTACCTACGGCCGCCCCTTCGTTATCTTGACACACGATATCATTGTCTAACCCGGACCCAGGCAGGTAGGAGGGCGTGCCAATCGCTGTTGTTTGCCGCAAGATAGGCGGACCAATGGCGACCGCCTTGGACGCCCATTCGACTCGAAGGGCAGGTTCGCCTCGCTGATTCGCCCATGTGGTTTTCataagtaggtaggtaggtacctgcctacctatCCTACCTACCCAAGGCAAGGTACTAAAGGAACGGGCCGCTTTTTAGATCTCGTGAACAAGGACGTCTAACGACTTCTCGTTACGCCTGTCGGTTTCTCATGTTTTGTTTTGAGATTTCCTTCTCCCGATGCTGTCACCTCTTTTGGGATGTCATCCTCAGCGACACCCGGTCGATCCTAATGTCGTCCCACGCTCGTTTTTGCGCAGCAGAAACAACTTAACAGCTCATCACCGCCCTCTCGATTTCCGACAATCGTGCGCCAACCAAGCGTCAACAGCAGCACGATCCCGGCTACCTGCATCCCTGCAGAGATCCCACTGACTTCTTCGTACCTGAACGGAGAGATCATCTCATAAGCTCGATTACGACGTGTCGATTGGGAGCGATAGGTGCATGTTGACAGCATGTATGTGCAGATGGATTAATCTATGCGGTGTACAGTAGCGCAGGACTCGAATTTCATTTTCTCCCTTTTCAGCTCTACACGTTTGCGCCAAATGCGAGACACAACGACGGTTCCCAAAGCACCCCAAACGAGGGGGGAAAACCCCCCAACGAAAACCAAACccagagaagagaaaaaacCCTCCCGGCTAAAGAAGCCGCCACCGTTATTACAGATTATGCTTGTGGCAGTGTCCAGCATGCGCAATGCTTGTAGATGACTGCCGACATCTGGAAGTCTGCCCCCCATGTCGTTGCACCGCAGCAACTGTAAAGCTGTGCTTTGCCTCGGTATTGCAATGCAGCCGAGATTCGTATTCAGGTATCAAGACGGCCGGCCACAAACATGGCTCGATGTGGTGCACAGCACCGCCTCTTGCGTTCATGTCGCATCTCGGGCAGAGGGCCGAAGAACGGTAAAgaacgatgacgatgacgaagatgacgagtCTCGTCTGGCTGCTCGGCTGTTCCTCCAGTGTGCAATCAATCCTCCTCTCCGCTCGAGACCGAATCCTTCAGCACAAACCCTGAGCGCATCGGTCGCATAGGCTCTTGCCCGCTGATATCCGAACCTCACAACCACAAACCGACTTGTGGTCACAAAACTTGAGCGCCATGTGATTTGTTCGCGGCTTGTTGTAGGACCGGGCGTCTGTCGTGTGCGTGTTGCTCATGCttctgcagcagctcgtGCTTGCCGGATGTTCTCTCATCATGGAAGGCCTTGCGCAAAGTTGGGACGGTTTTAATCAATTTGGGTCAACCGTTCATCCGTTCGAATAGTGTTCAACGGCTCGGCCCGTTGGGACTGTTATGACGGAGGGGCCGGGGCTGCCAGGTTTCGAGGAGGGAAGACGGACGCAATGCAACGGACAGCGTAGGCAAGAAAGTGGGTTTGACTTTGTAACGCGACACAGGGCTTCTTGAGGCTGAGCAGGTCCGGTTTTCGAAGAGCTCTCTGCACGAGCTGGCGACAACGTTCCCCTTTTGTTGATCGTCGGCCCCATGGTCCGGAAGGGACAGGACGCATACGCTTTATATGTTTTGCAAGCCGgtaccacacacacacacacaaactcACTTACACCTTACAGCTGACCCGCGTGCACATGCGGGCGACGAGATGCAGAGGAGCCATGCAGGGTGACACTGAGCCTACACACTCTGCCTAAGTGATTTCCGCGTCCTCGGGTTCCCGAATTTCCTACCTCAATGGTGCCGAGACGTCGTCCTCTGAGCTGACTATCGGTCCCCAGGGCGCTGTTCCGAACCGAAGTTCTGCGTAATGTTGCAGGACGTTGATTAGGATGCTGGACCGTCTTTCAACCCAAGTTTTGTTCCCTCCTTCCCACCTCGTGTTTTAGTTTGCGGCGAGCCTCCCAGACTCGTGCCCCTCTCCGATAGGAGACTTCCAGATCGTTACGACCCTGTCAGCTAGGATGAGGCGAAGCCTGACTTGGCGGAACGGCAAGCTTACGCCTTCAGGACCATTCATGGACCATCGATTTCTACATAGACTCGAGAGGTTTCCGGTATCGATATTGTCCTCCTCTCGCGAGCACGCATCACGACACCAACCCGGTAGCTGCCCTCAAGCCTTCCAACACAACCACGCTCTTCGCTCAGTTCATGCCGAACACCTCTCAGCTGCCGCACCTCTCGACAGcaccagaccagaccagactGTGGCCTGTTCTGGCGCAAAACAATCTCGAAATTTCTGATGAGGTGCATTAGTGGATCAGAGAACGGGTACCTGACCAAGCCTATCCCTCTCTGGTGCGCAGCATGTGGAAACCTAGCCATATCCGACGTGATGTGGCCGGGGACTTCAACACAGGGCCGGTTGTGTTGACAAGGGGTCAGCTGTGTATCTCAGCTCTCGACTCCTTTTCACCTGCATCACCGTAGTACACGATGTCAGCCCGCCCTTCATCTTTGGTTGGCTCTACCAGTACCAGTACGAAAagaagcaaagaagccgGCTGGAACGTCAAAACCCGGACCACGCCCGCCACAATTCTCCCTTCGCCTCTCGCTGTGAACAATCAGCACACGACACTGTCATGGGACATGCTAACCGATCATTGCCCTGCAGCCAGGCCACCGAGGCTAGACTAGAATATCCGACAGCAACTGGGTCCGGGGCAGGAGAAGTAGTGCGAGGATGTTGTGCAGATGGGCTTCCACAACAACTAAACGAGTGCCATGGCGGGCAGACTTGCGCGGCACCCCGGTTTCCGGGGGGGTAAGCAAATCCACTCTTCCAAGATACTAGCCTGCTCGAGCTGTCTATGACACGGTTCGACAGTGTATTGCTCCTTTGCCCTGGCCAGGGTCAGGGGTAAGCTGTCATTTTTCAACTTTGAGCGCCGAGCCAGTGCATCAGTATGATGGGACAGTGTCTTGGACACATTTGCCGACTGCCACCATGGTCCATTAGACACTGTCGTCGCAAGTGAGCAAGATTTGGCAAAGATTACGGCACGCATGCATCATTTACTGTGACGCTCGCTTTCAATACTCTCTTGTCACTGCGCCGCAAACTACATGCCTACGCCGTTGGCACCCCACCTCAAGAACCATGTCGTCGGGATTTGTGAGGGTTTTGGGCCGGGTGACGAGCCAGGGGGGTTGACGCAGCATGGCGCCCATTGGTTGCGGATTCCTTCACTTACTATGCTGCTCGTTAGTAAGTGTCGACTTACGGAACGTCCATCAAGATCGCCTAAATAAAGTGATCCTCACAAGATTCATCCCGAGAACACTATCCAATCGCTTGGCTTGATGCGTTTTGAGTCCGATGCTGTTGCCTGTGCTCTATTGGAACTCGCCAGAATCACGACCGTAGCACGCAAGCAATATTTTCTGCTTCTTCGTGAGGTCGACCATAGCGGGAAGAGGGACTGATTTCTTCGCCTCAGAATGTTTCCGCTCTGTTTTCTGGCGTCCTTTACGGCTTCGCACTGCATGGAATGTAAATGGGCGCTTTCTGAGAATCTGTGGCCTTCCAGGATTCGCTCTCTGCGCGTAGGGCGCATGCATGTCCCCACGCCTAGGGGGCATCAGACAATCTATGCTCGAGACAACGGGCATTAGGGACCCAGAGGCCACCTTCAACGGCTAGCTGTCGTAAGCCTAGGCTGCAGTACCGAGAGTCATCACAGATCACAAGtgcggtcgtcgacgacatgcACCTGTCACTCTTTTCGTGTCCTAGTCACCCAGGCGAGCTTGTTCGGGGCTCAGGTGTTGATCGAGGATATGTAATGGTTTTGTCGAGCTACGGCTGTTAGCTGGAAGAGCTGACATGAAGACCACTAGACCCAAGGTCCATCAGTTGACAGCAAGCCTCACCCTGCGGCGGTCTTCAGGTTCATGTTCTTGGTTGGGTGCCATAATGGGGTCAGAGGACCGCCGCATGCCCCTGGACGGCACTGTCTGCGCCCCTTTCCTTCTGACATCAACTTGATGATTTCTCGAAGGACCGCATTCTCCTGTGTCTTCATTCTTATGTCTCTCTTCGAAGCTGAGAGACAGATACCTTCACAGCCTAGACCCTGCGGCATATTGACCATATGCCTTTGTTGCCGTTGTCATCCGAGCCAAGGAGGGTAAGGTTTTGACGCAGAGGTTCATCTCGGCATACATATTAGACTCTGTGACTCAAATGGATAACCAGGGCTAGCCGAGATATCGAGTAGTCACGGGGTAGGGGCCCAGGGATTTCTGGCGGCCTGAGTCTTTAAATGATGGCTGGGGGTAAGGAATCCTTCGTGCGGTCTGTCAAATCATCTGGACACACACGCGACATACCTTGCTGTCAATGGTCGAATAACTCGAAACACTGACGGCAGAGGAAGCGCTGGGAAGGCGCCCAAATTCTGTCATCTGTCGTTAGTCTGGGTTGCACCCGCGGGCAGCAGTGGAATCGAGAGAGACGCCAGAGAGTAGCATCAGACCCCCATACCCCTGAGGACACCTGCGTTTCCATGTTGCTATCAAAGCCGCGAGAAACAGGCCCCGGTTGTAGGGAAAGGGCAGGGTCTCCTGGAATCCCCCGTGACGGCACAGCCTACCGGACGGATGGAAATTTCTTTCATAACCTAGATTGGAGGTAAGCTGAAGTTCTGAGCCTCGTAGAGGAGTGGTTGGCGTGTTTGTTTCTGGTGTGCCAAAGATGATGTGTGTTTGGGTTCATTGTGCGTTGGTTCCATGTTGCTGTATGTCAGGGGCGCTGGACATGCCGAACCAAGCGGGCTTGTCAAAGGCTAGGACACTGGTGTCTTGATGTCCACCATCTATTTCAAACTTCGCATTTTCTACCATTGCTATTTTCCCTCCTGGGGATGAGCTATGGAGGTGAGCTGGTGCTCAAGTTCTGCCCGGGAGGACAGAGGACAACAAGTCTTGTGGTAGTCACAGCTCGCACGCAGAGCCGTGGCAGAGCCGTGGCCCTCTCCTCCCTGAACCCTCTTGTTCCGCACAGGGGCAGTATTGTCCTATAATAGAGACGAAAGCAGAATGGAAACTCCCGTATAGAGCCCATCCTTCACGATCGGGGAACAATCACCGACATTCTGGGGTTGGGACACGAGAAATGCCTCGCAACATGGGCCATTCCGCCTGGGTCACACATGCCTGTTGTGGTCTGAGGGTGGGATGAGCGGCGACCCCCTTTCGTACATTATCCTTGGACCGCCGGGACCGCCAGATTGGAGGGTTAGGTATCTGGCACAAGATATACCACGGGATTGGTATCATGATCATACCACAGGTAACGTacagaaaaggggggggggattccGTCTCCTGGCAAAGACATCCTATTGCCAATGCTTATGATAAATGCTTCACTTATCCGCGTTGATACTCCGGATCGCAACGCCTCAGCTACTGTCTTCCGTGATCACGCCGTGTAGAGCAAATGTAAGCTCGTGCATATGATACATGACCCGGAACAGAAACGCGAAGCCAGTAAGTTGGAGAAACCTCATCTTGTAAGCGGACGGTCGTCGGACTCGGACAGCTCCTCTCCAGCAGGCTCTCGATGTTCCCTCCATAGGATCAAGCTTGATGGCTTCCTGCGTCACCAGCCGTGGCGCCTGAAGAGGACTTTCGGGCGCAAGACGAACGAAGGTCGGTGTACTCCTGCGGgggcagctcctcgaccgtgACGTAGGCGAGCAGTTTCTCGACAGCTGAGCCTGAGGTTCGCTTGGCTCGGGAATCTAGACCGATCGCATAGGTTTTCAACCCCCCTTTCTGGCGACGATACGCAGAGCCTTCCGGGTTTGGCACAACTTCTCTGGACGCGACAAAAGACTAGCAAGTTGCCAACGTTGGCTACGGTAAGCGGTCGAGGGGTACAGTCGAGGATGCAACCCTTGAGACGCACTCAATGTGGTGAACGAGGCTCGAGCTTGGTGGGATGGCCATGTCACCGGTCCGCAAAACATAGACAGGTTGCCGTCGGAACACCTGGGGTTCTGTACTCTTCTGTTTCCACCCTCTCGCCTTTTTAGACTTGACAGTCGTCTGGCACGTCGTGGGCTAGTCTGATTTGGCTTTACGAGGTGCACTGCGGTCGCATATTGAAGAAAACCAGACAGATGGAGAGCCTGATGTCGGGTTGACTACATGATGTATTGATACATCGGAGCAAATTGCATCTTTTCGACGCCTTTAACGGTGTACGGGTGAAGAAAGCAGAGAGAACGTTTAGAGACGTACATATCTTGTCAACAACACGCTAAAGCGTCGTTTAACGACAAAAAAGAAAGTGCAAGTATAACACACAATGCACATATAGCAGcggaggaaggaaaaaaaggtgTAACGGAACAAGTGGTGGCGAGATTGAGACGGAAAGGCGACTCACCCCTCTTCCTTGTACATCTGGCATTCCCTCTAACACCTGTATAGCCAGCAAAGCGCAGGAGAGAGCACCCAGCTCAGTAAACAACAATTTGACTTACAAGAAGACAAAACCTACAGATACggaggcagacagacagctCCTGCTGGTTTATTCTTCTTAGGCCTCCAAGCGGGGACTACGAAAAACAGATAGAGTTCGCCGGCGGATTTATGTAACTTAAaatggaaaagaaaaaaacgaCGTAATTCAACGGCCTTCTGTGGTCATCTGCACGATGAGCATTAGTATATGTATGTGAACTATTGCATTGCTCCCAACTAACTATCAATGGATGAGCACATCCACTAATTCCCCGATAGTCTAGTGGTGAGGATATCTGCTTGTCATTGCATTGCAACAACTCGCAGGGGACCGGGGTTCAattccccgtcgaggagatcTTTTTTGCACATTGACTAGTATTGTTCACAACAAAAAGAAGCTTGTCCTAAGGGGTGATTTTCtcccctctttttttttctttccctttttGCTTTCGTCCTttatccccctttttttttcttctttttttttttgatGGTTGTAACGGGCGGTCGGGCAGTGGCGGGTGGTTCATGGGAAAGCCACAGACAGGGCCGGCCAGCTGCAGTCGTGCTTGAGTTGCCAGAAGACAGACCTCGCACACCCTCTCATCAGACACTTTCCTCAGTAAAAAGAGGACAACAAAAACAGACATGCAACACCAGGcattcgctggtcgtcaccgacccaactactacTCCGGCCCTCACTGGTTTATCgatgggagagcggacgggatcccgagttctccagtgggtatggtcgCATGTGTCAATCCCGCGACCAGACACTGCTCTTGTAGACTCGATGGAGTGAAGGTTGTAGTGACTTGTCCAAGGCTTCGAGAGTTCCAACAGGGCGGCATTGGGGGTACCGCAACGCAACGGTATGCGTGATGTCGCCAAGTATGATTTCGCGAACCAGATGCTCTACCTCTTCAGAGGAGATCTACCCAACCTGCTCCTCGAGGCTGCGGTCGGCGTGAAGAGCCTCCCGGGTCGGAACAACGTCATGGTGTTTGTACAAATAGCTTACATAAATCAGAGAATTGGCCTTTCCATGTATGACTTGGGCGCACTGTCAAGTACCCATCAGATGAAGCACTTGCTTCTGATGGAAGGAAAAGATCGCATTCACTtgagcaggacgaggaatTGGTTGAAGAGGCGCGAGTGTTAGATAGGCTGTTTGCCTCGGCACGctccccctctccttgcGCGAACGGTCAGGGTGATGTACATATTTTGGTCTCTCTGATGAGGCTTGTCCTTGTCACAACCCTAACTCTGTTTTTACAGTCAGTCCTGTGCCTTCACGGCTGTTGATTTGTTGACCCTCCATAGTAAGGCATCGAAGATCCTAAAACGAACTCAATACTTGGGAACAGGGCTGCTGTTGACATATCACAAGTCTATAGAAACCACAGCATCACGAGCAAACTCCCCGAGACCGCTGTCGTGTGTGTACTTTTTGTGTATTGATGTGGAAAATCAAACGGGCAAATATCCTCTTCCACTTGTGTTCGTCTCatccgacgacgatgtctATAAAACATCCCCCCTGGAAACGAGACATGCCCACTGCCACTGCCTCGCTTTCCTCCTTTTGGCCTCTTATCTGTGGTCGAGCCGCGCGACAAAGACCAAAACAATTGTCTGTTTAACAAAAACCCTCGGCAAAAACCCAGCAATGGTAAATACAAGTACAATACAGTGTAGAGAGCCCCTATGCCCCTCCGGAACGCCTTAATAATCAAGCAGGTTGAACCAGCCAATTGTCGAGCCAGATATATATGCATCGAATgcctggagaaggggaagagagagagatgcaATTTTTTcattgtcatcgtcgtcgtagtcgcCTTGTCGTGGACATCATTCCGGTCAAAGCCGGCTTCCACCCGTGAACACCATCCCAGTTTGTCACAATCTCCAATATTACCGGAACCCAACGCCAATTCATGCAGAACAACATGGACCGGTCGtgatcatcatcatcataaGTGGTTAGTAAGCAGTCGGTCCCGAGCCCCGTGGTCCAAGGTGTAGACTCAAGATCGAGGGCCAGGCTGGATGGCTCTGGACGGCACCTAAGCGCCAGAGACCTTCCGTGCTGCCGATGCTGCCGTCGCAGACATTGCAGAGTTGCCCACGCTGCCAACACGACCACTCGTCTTGCGTACTCCATCCTTGGTCCTCGGCGACTCTCCCGACCGCTTGCTGCCACGAACCTTGGTGAGAACACCCGATGCGCTGCTGACGCGGTCAACTTGCTTGACGCGTGACGTGCCGAGATTTTCGACGTCGTTGCTGGCATCATTGTCGATGTACGCCTGGTACACAGTGGCGGCTGAGTGGCTAACCGATCGCTTCTCGCTGCGGCCAGGCGATGCAGAAGGCTTGCGATGCGAGCGCATTCGCATGTGCAACTCCTCGTCGGACTCGGTGCTGTGGGATTGCTTGTGGATTGTGATGACCTCGGTGTCCTGATGGATacccgcctcttcctcgaccgtCGCTTGGTACGACGTGGATCTTTGGTAGGGATGGTGACGATCTGCCCTATTGGTCTTCCTCGGCTGGCCTGGTGTCGGCGCCGGGAGGTAGTCTTCTTGAACCCCAATGTTATTGCGGTCGTGATCGACTTCGCTCAAAGGCGTGCGGTTTGAGGTGCTGCGGTGGGGAGGTGTAGAGGCTTGGCCGGTGCGAAGCGACGTCTTCTGCATGGCGCGGATGGGGGTGCTCGGAGCAGCCGCGTTGGCGGCCATCTCCTTACGGAGCTTGCGCTCGACGCGCTCCTCAATCCACCATTCGCGGAAGACGCCCTGGTTGATGTGAAGCCAGTGCTGCTGGGGACCGACGACCATGCCGGGACGCATGAAGCGCATGAATGCGATGATCTCGTTGGCAGTGAAGCCGTGACGGTAAATAAGGTACGCGCCGATGAGGCAGCCAGTTCTTCCGAGACCGGCTTTGCAATGGACAGcgatgcccttcttcttgacggTGATGGTCTCGTGCGCCAGCCTGATGAACTTGCGCACAGTGGT
The DNA window shown above is from Colletotrichum destructivum chromosome 2, complete sequence and carries:
- a CDS encoding Putative tyrosine-specific protein phosphatase is translated as MAPSSKTPNMGQVIEYIPDRLYLAAYIHPPTDETIFPYGETVQSSPRKRSQRAAEGPTPVQTAARQKPHYFTVDDTLLYNAFHHDFGPLHIGHLYRFALQFHDVLGAKENKDRPIVFWSRADPRSRANAACMLACYMVLIQNWPPHLALAPIAQVDPPLMPFRDAGYSQADYGITVQDVVYGVWKAKEEGCCALDNFDLDEYEKFERVEHGDFNWITPHFLAFASPQHAPIAKVLEGTEEFDALPRSLGQLEANKTLPQPFKNVLNHFTERNIGLVVRLNSPLYSPSFFEAMGISHLDMIFDDGTCPPLTTVRKFIRLAHETITVKKKGIAVHCKAGLGRTGCLIGAYLIYRHGFTANEIIAFMRFMRPGMVVGPQQHWLHINQGVFREWWIEERVERKLRKEMAANAAAPSTPIRAMQKTSLRTGQASTPPHRSTSNRTPLSEVDHDRNNIGVQEDYLPAPTPGQPRKTNRADRHHPYQRSTSYQATVEEEAGIHQDTEVITIHKQSHSTESDEELHMRMRSHRKPSASPGRSEKRSVSHSAATVYQAYIDNDASNDVENLGTSRVKQVDRVSSASGVLTKVRGSKRSGESPRTKDGVRKTSGRVGSVGNSAMSATAASAARKVSGA